A single Syngnathus acus chromosome 8, fSynAcu1.2, whole genome shotgun sequence DNA region contains:
- the atxn7l3 gene encoding ataxin-7-like protein 3 isoform X2: MKMEDMALSGPDNNTRLEALVHDIYSELVEDACLGLCFEVHRAVKHGYFFLDDIDPESAKEFEIVDQPGLDIFGQVYNQWKNKECECPNCKRLIAASRFAPHLEKCLGMGRNSSRIASRRLASNNNNNVSKSESDQEDNDDLNDNDWSYGAEKKSKKRKSDKNPNSPRRSKSLKHKNGDLGSSSSSSSISSEAFKYNNYNNAGINYETLGPEEVRSLLTTQCGVISEHTKKMCTRSQRCPQHTDEQRRSVRVFLLGPSASSLPDPDATAESDGFELQGDGGGGGGGGGGGAHNLISRLQWEDSPEISPTDSASSRASTNHSDPRRPKKKKRTSLILNSTSGGGGGGGGGEGTSGSLTSGSNGGVSQSNVSLPAKKKRPKPPAPSISSIYNDLN, from the exons atgaaaatggaggATATGGCCCTGTCAGGCCCAGACAACAACACCAGGCTGGAG GCCTTGGTCCACGACATCTACTCTGAGCTGGTGGAGGACGCCTGCCTAGGCCTTTGCTTTGAGGTGCATCGCGCCGTCAAGCACGGCTACTTCTTCCTGGACGACATCGACCCGGAGAGCGCCAAAGAATTTG AGATTGTGGACCAGCCAGGACTGGACATCTTTGGCCAGGTGTACAACCAGTGGAAGAACAAGGAGTGCGAGTGTCCCAATTGCAAGCGACTAATCGCGGCGTCCCGCTTTGCACCGCACCTGGAAAAGTGTCTGGGCATGGGGCGCAACAGCAGCCGCATCGCTAGCCGCAG GCTGgccagcaacaacaacaacaacgtgaGCAAGTCGGAGAGCGACCAGGAAGACAACGACGACCTGAACGACAACGACTGGTCGTACGGCGCCGAGAAGAAAT CCAAGAAGAGAAAGTCAGATAAG AATCCAAATTCACCGCGACGCTCCAAATCTCTCAAGCACAAAAACG GTGATctgggcagcagcagcagcagcagcagcatctccTCAGAAGCATTCAAG TACAATAACTACAACAACGCCGGGATCAATTACGAAACTCTGGGCCCTGAGGAAGTCAGGTCACTGCTGACCACG caaTGTGGGGTGATCTCTGAACACACCAAGAAGATGTGCACCAG GTCTCAGCGCTGTCCCCAGCACACGGACGAGCAGAGGAGGAGCGTCAGGGTGTTCCTCCTGGGGCCGTCCGC GTCGTCCCTCCCTGACCCCGACGCCACGGCCGAGAGCGACGGCTTTGAGCTCCAAggggacggcggcggcggcggcggcggcggcggcggcggggctCACAATCTCATCAGCCGCCTGCAGTGGGAAGACTCGCCGGAGATTTCGCCCACTGACTCCGCCTCATCCAGAGCCA GCACCAACCATTCTGACCCTCGTAggccgaagaagaagaagcggacCTCACTGATTTTGAACAGCActtcaggaggaggaggaggagga ggcggaggcgaAGGAACAAGCGGAAGTCTAACAAGTGGCAGCAATGGAGGCGTCTCGCAGAGTAATGTTAGCTTgcccgccaaaaaaaagcGCCCCAAACCTCCTGCTCCATCTATTTCCAGCATCTACAATGACTTGAACTAG
- the atxn7l3 gene encoding ataxin-7-like protein 3 isoform X1, with the protein MKMEDMALSGPDNNTRLEALVHDIYSELVEDACLGLCFEVHRAVKHGYFFLDDIDPESAKEFEIVDQPGLDIFGQVYNQWKNKECECPNCKRLIAASRFAPHLEKCLGMGRNSSRIASRRLASNNNNNVSKSESDQEDNDDLNDNDWSYGAEKKSKKRKSDKNPNSPRRSKSLKHKNGDLGSSSSSSSISSEAFKYNNYNNAGINYETLGPEEVRSLLTTQCGVISEHTKKMCTRSQRCPQHTDEQRRSVRVFLLGPSASSLPDPDATAESDGFELQGDGGGGGGGGGGGAHNLISRLQWEDSPEISPTDSASSRASTNHSDPRRPKKKKRTSLILNSTSGGGGGGGGGGGEGTSGSLTSGSNGGVSQSNVSLPAKKKRPKPPAPSISSIYNDLN; encoded by the exons atgaaaatggaggATATGGCCCTGTCAGGCCCAGACAACAACACCAGGCTGGAG GCCTTGGTCCACGACATCTACTCTGAGCTGGTGGAGGACGCCTGCCTAGGCCTTTGCTTTGAGGTGCATCGCGCCGTCAAGCACGGCTACTTCTTCCTGGACGACATCGACCCGGAGAGCGCCAAAGAATTTG AGATTGTGGACCAGCCAGGACTGGACATCTTTGGCCAGGTGTACAACCAGTGGAAGAACAAGGAGTGCGAGTGTCCCAATTGCAAGCGACTAATCGCGGCGTCCCGCTTTGCACCGCACCTGGAAAAGTGTCTGGGCATGGGGCGCAACAGCAGCCGCATCGCTAGCCGCAG GCTGgccagcaacaacaacaacaacgtgaGCAAGTCGGAGAGCGACCAGGAAGACAACGACGACCTGAACGACAACGACTGGTCGTACGGCGCCGAGAAGAAAT CCAAGAAGAGAAAGTCAGATAAG AATCCAAATTCACCGCGACGCTCCAAATCTCTCAAGCACAAAAACG GTGATctgggcagcagcagcagcagcagcagcatctccTCAGAAGCATTCAAG TACAATAACTACAACAACGCCGGGATCAATTACGAAACTCTGGGCCCTGAGGAAGTCAGGTCACTGCTGACCACG caaTGTGGGGTGATCTCTGAACACACCAAGAAGATGTGCACCAG GTCTCAGCGCTGTCCCCAGCACACGGACGAGCAGAGGAGGAGCGTCAGGGTGTTCCTCCTGGGGCCGTCCGC GTCGTCCCTCCCTGACCCCGACGCCACGGCCGAGAGCGACGGCTTTGAGCTCCAAggggacggcggcggcggcggcggcggcggcggcggcggggctCACAATCTCATCAGCCGCCTGCAGTGGGAAGACTCGCCGGAGATTTCGCCCACTGACTCCGCCTCATCCAGAGCCA GCACCAACCATTCTGACCCTCGTAggccgaagaagaagaagcggacCTCACTGATTTTGAACAGCActtcaggaggaggaggaggaggaggagga ggcggaggcgaAGGAACAAGCGGAAGTCTAACAAGTGGCAGCAATGGAGGCGTCTCGCAGAGTAATGTTAGCTTgcccgccaaaaaaaagcGCCCCAAACCTCCTGCTCCATCTATTTCCAGCATCTACAATGACTTGAACTAG
- the atxn7l3 gene encoding ataxin-7-like protein 3 isoform X3, with the protein MKMEDMALSGPDNNTRLEALVHDIYSELVEDACLGLCFEVHRAVKHGYFFLDDIDPESAKEFEIVDQPGLDIFGQVYNQWKNKECECPNCKRLIAASRFAPHLEKCLGMGRNSSRIASRRLASNNNNNVSKSESDQEDNDDLNDNDWSYGAEKKSKKRKSDKNPNSPRRSKSLKHKNGDLGSSSSSSSISSEAFKYNNYNNAGINYETLGPEEVRSLLTTQCGVISEHTKKMCTRSSLPDPDATAESDGFELQGDGGGGGGGGGGGAHNLISRLQWEDSPEISPTDSASSRASTNHSDPRRPKKKKRTSLILNSTSGGGGGGGGGGGEGTSGSLTSGSNGGVSQSNVSLPAKKKRPKPPAPSISSIYNDLN; encoded by the exons atgaaaatggaggATATGGCCCTGTCAGGCCCAGACAACAACACCAGGCTGGAG GCCTTGGTCCACGACATCTACTCTGAGCTGGTGGAGGACGCCTGCCTAGGCCTTTGCTTTGAGGTGCATCGCGCCGTCAAGCACGGCTACTTCTTCCTGGACGACATCGACCCGGAGAGCGCCAAAGAATTTG AGATTGTGGACCAGCCAGGACTGGACATCTTTGGCCAGGTGTACAACCAGTGGAAGAACAAGGAGTGCGAGTGTCCCAATTGCAAGCGACTAATCGCGGCGTCCCGCTTTGCACCGCACCTGGAAAAGTGTCTGGGCATGGGGCGCAACAGCAGCCGCATCGCTAGCCGCAG GCTGgccagcaacaacaacaacaacgtgaGCAAGTCGGAGAGCGACCAGGAAGACAACGACGACCTGAACGACAACGACTGGTCGTACGGCGCCGAGAAGAAAT CCAAGAAGAGAAAGTCAGATAAG AATCCAAATTCACCGCGACGCTCCAAATCTCTCAAGCACAAAAACG GTGATctgggcagcagcagcagcagcagcagcatctccTCAGAAGCATTCAAG TACAATAACTACAACAACGCCGGGATCAATTACGAAACTCTGGGCCCTGAGGAAGTCAGGTCACTGCTGACCACG caaTGTGGGGTGATCTCTGAACACACCAAGAAGATGTGCACCAG GTCGTCCCTCCCTGACCCCGACGCCACGGCCGAGAGCGACGGCTTTGAGCTCCAAggggacggcggcggcggcggcggcggcggcggcggcggggctCACAATCTCATCAGCCGCCTGCAGTGGGAAGACTCGCCGGAGATTTCGCCCACTGACTCCGCCTCATCCAGAGCCA GCACCAACCATTCTGACCCTCGTAggccgaagaagaagaagcggacCTCACTGATTTTGAACAGCActtcaggaggaggaggaggaggaggagga ggcggaggcgaAGGAACAAGCGGAAGTCTAACAAGTGGCAGCAATGGAGGCGTCTCGCAGAGTAATGTTAGCTTgcccgccaaaaaaaagcGCCCCAAACCTCCTGCTCCATCTATTTCCAGCATCTACAATGACTTGAACTAG
- the tmub2 gene encoding transmembrane and ubiquitin-like domain-containing protein 2 — MAVCALTMLDGMGGEATAVGGALLVALALVLAWLSTHVAERSDHILGTILSAGAHASLIGVGGDAGGDVQVDAPEQTGGETDEVASPEDADLLLDIQSKAPPGGRIHASDEEEDEDYGEEEERVRAYKKDMSTTPSFCVRLKFLNDTEEVAVVKPHHTVDQLKSKYFSGREHQIKLIYQGQLLQDSKRTLLSLNVTHNSVIHCHVSQAPHDGSPEAGAAGSPQGAPAVSGGLRAAGVAVSTGSLVVPVFVVILAVVWYFRINYRQFFTAPATISLVGVTIFFSFLIFGMHGR, encoded by the exons ATGGCAGTGTGTGCACTGACCATGCTGGACGGGATGGGTGGCGAGGCCACAGCGGTGGGGGGGGCCCTGCTTGTGGCCCTGGCGCTGGTCCTGGCCTGGCTCTCCACACACGTGGCGGAGCGCAGCGACCACATCCTGGGCACCATCCTGTCGGCAGGCGCTCACGCCTCCCTCATCGGTGTGGGCGGGGATGCGGGCGGCGACGTCCAGGTGGATGCCCCGGAGCAGACGGGCGGCGAGACGGATGAGGTGGCCTCGCCGGAAGACGCTGACCTGCTGCTGGACATTCAGAGCAAAGCACCCCCCGGGGGCAGGATTCACGCTTCggacgaggaggaagacgaggattacggtgaagaagaagagagagTGCGGGCTTATAAAAAGGACATGTCTACCACTCCGTCCTTTTGCGTGCGACTCAAGTTTTTAAACGACACAGAGGAAGTGGCCGTGGTCAAACCTCACCACACTGTGGACCAACTCAAGAG TAAGTACTTCTCTGGGCGTGAGCATCAGATCAAGCTGATCTACCAAGGGCAACTCCTGCAGGACTCCAAGAGGACTCTGCTGTCCCTGAACGTGACTCACAACAGCGTCATCCACTGCCACGTCTCGCAGGCCCCGCACGACGGCAGCCCTGAGGCGGGGGCCGCCGGCTCTCCCCAGGGGGCGCCCGCCGTCTCCGGGGGCCTGCGGGCGGCGGGCGTGGCCGTCAGCACGGGCAGCCTGGTGGTACCCGTGTTTGTGGTGATCCTGGCCGTGGTGTGGTATTTCCGCATCAACTACCGCCAGTTCTTCACTGCGCCCGCCACCATCTCCCTGGTGGGTGTCACCATCTTCTTCAGCTTCCTCATCTTCGGCATGCACGGCCGCTGA
- the asb16 gene encoding ankyrin repeat and SOCS box protein 16 isoform X1 — protein MSVCDSRCGNVMSKDTFPFSSTSLRSLRLEQELQDWEDARRALAQRRALTREPLPRAPPPRRATQRLQEVRAAPPIVRCRDAAVHNTFMCGDMKGVYAVLRDPAMVNAQMETVHEEMTWAPEMGIWTISSKVKQTSALRLASGGGHAACVEELLSRGAEVNAEPGGAAALHDACAGGHAACVKLLLAHGADAQLLTADGSAPLHLCASALSLPCAELLLDDGADVNARTAESRLTPLHVAASRGLEGHVELLLSLGADVLATNLEGETALNAACAKADKPSEVGRYLAVVRRLLDAGADPRTAGKKRHTPLHNACHNCNPAMVELLLRSGAKADVSNSAGYTPLECALQVLEDNLDQQPEAVVQMLLNHGAKPVPPKTLKRCVLSPATLEVILNSYPYVPRCDWMEDHGPLARGHEGFFERVRELSGQPRSLQHLCRCALRRCLGALCHSQASRLDVPGSVRDYLLLQNDGTLH, from the exons ATGAGTGTTTGCGATTCCCGTTGCGG AAACGTCATGTCCAAGGACACCTTTCCCTTCTCCTCCACATCACTGCGCTCCCTGAGGCTCGAGCAGGAGTTGCAAGACTGGGAGGACGCACGAAGGGCCCTGGCCCAGAGGCGCGCACTCACCCGAGAGCCGCTACCGagagcccccccaccccgcagGGCTACGCAGCGGCTCCAGGAGGTGCGGGCCGCCCCGCCTATCGTCCGCTGCCGAGACGCTGCCGTCCACAATACCTTCATGTGCGGGGACATGAAGGGGGTGTATGCCGTCCTCAGGGACCCCGCCATGGTCAACGCTCAGATGGAGACGGTGCATGAGGAGATGACGTGGGCCCCGGAGATGG GCATATGGACCATAAGCTCCAAGGTGAAGCAGACGTCCGCCCTGCGCCTGGCTTCCGGCGGTGGGCACGCAGCGTGCGTGGAGGAGCTCTTGTCCCGCGGAGCCGAGGTGAACGCTGAGCCGGGAGGTGCCGCGGCGCTCCACGATGCCTGCGCGGGAGGACACGCCGCCTGCGTCAAACTGTTGCTGGCCCACGGAGCGGACGCGCAACTGCTGACGGCCGACGGAAGCGCTCCTCTTCACCTGTGCGCCTCAGCCCTCTCGTTACC gtGTGCCGAGCTGCTTCTGGACGACGGCGCCGACGTGAACGCGAGGACGGCCGAGTCCAGGCTTACTCCGCTGCACGTGGCCGCCTCCAGGGGCCTGGAGGGCCACGTGGAGCTGCTGCTCTCCCTCGGCGCCGACGTGCTGGCCACCAACCTGGAGGGGGAGACGGCTCTGAACGCCGCCTGCGCCAAAGCCGACAAGCCGTCGGAGGTGGGCCGCTACCTGGCCGTGGTGCGCAGGTTGCTGGACGCGGGCGCCGACCCGCGCACGGCCGGTAAGAAGCGACACACGCCGCTGCACAACGCTTGCCACAATTGCAACCCGGCCATggtggagctgctgctgcggtCCGGAGCCAAGGCAGATGTCAGCAACAGCGCAGGCTACACGCCCTTGGAGTGTGCGCTGCAG GTGCTTGAGGACAACTTGGACCAACAACCTGAAGCAGTGGTACAGATGCTCCTGAATCATGGAGCCAAACCTGTCCCACCAAAG ACGTTGAAGCGGTGTGTCCTCTCTCCCGCAACCTTGGAGGTTATCCTGAACTCGTACCCGTACGTCCCGCGGTGCGACTGGATGGAAGACCACGGCCCTCTCGCGCGAGGACACGAGGGTTTCTTCGAACGAGTGCGTGAGCTGAGCGGTCAGCCTCGCTCACTGCAGCACCTCTGTCGCTGCGCTTTGCGTCGTTGCTTGGGGGCGCTTTGCCACTCGCAAGCGAGTCGACTGGACGTCCCCGGCTCGGTTCGGGATTACCTGCTGCTGCAGAACGACGGCACGCTGCACTAA
- the asb16 gene encoding ankyrin repeat and SOCS box protein 16 isoform X2 has product MSKDTFPFSSTSLRSLRLEQELQDWEDARRALAQRRALTREPLPRAPPPRRATQRLQEVRAAPPIVRCRDAAVHNTFMCGDMKGVYAVLRDPAMVNAQMETVHEEMTWAPEMGIWTISSKVKQTSALRLASGGGHAACVEELLSRGAEVNAEPGGAAALHDACAGGHAACVKLLLAHGADAQLLTADGSAPLHLCASALSLPCAELLLDDGADVNARTAESRLTPLHVAASRGLEGHVELLLSLGADVLATNLEGETALNAACAKADKPSEVGRYLAVVRRLLDAGADPRTAGKKRHTPLHNACHNCNPAMVELLLRSGAKADVSNSAGYTPLECALQVLEDNLDQQPEAVVQMLLNHGAKPVPPKTLKRCVLSPATLEVILNSYPYVPRCDWMEDHGPLARGHEGFFERVRELSGQPRSLQHLCRCALRRCLGALCHSQASRLDVPGSVRDYLLLQNDGTLH; this is encoded by the exons ATGTCCAAGGACACCTTTCCCTTCTCCTCCACATCACTGCGCTCCCTGAGGCTCGAGCAGGAGTTGCAAGACTGGGAGGACGCACGAAGGGCCCTGGCCCAGAGGCGCGCACTCACCCGAGAGCCGCTACCGagagcccccccaccccgcagGGCTACGCAGCGGCTCCAGGAGGTGCGGGCCGCCCCGCCTATCGTCCGCTGCCGAGACGCTGCCGTCCACAATACCTTCATGTGCGGGGACATGAAGGGGGTGTATGCCGTCCTCAGGGACCCCGCCATGGTCAACGCTCAGATGGAGACGGTGCATGAGGAGATGACGTGGGCCCCGGAGATGG GCATATGGACCATAAGCTCCAAGGTGAAGCAGACGTCCGCCCTGCGCCTGGCTTCCGGCGGTGGGCACGCAGCGTGCGTGGAGGAGCTCTTGTCCCGCGGAGCCGAGGTGAACGCTGAGCCGGGAGGTGCCGCGGCGCTCCACGATGCCTGCGCGGGAGGACACGCCGCCTGCGTCAAACTGTTGCTGGCCCACGGAGCGGACGCGCAACTGCTGACGGCCGACGGAAGCGCTCCTCTTCACCTGTGCGCCTCAGCCCTCTCGTTACC gtGTGCCGAGCTGCTTCTGGACGACGGCGCCGACGTGAACGCGAGGACGGCCGAGTCCAGGCTTACTCCGCTGCACGTGGCCGCCTCCAGGGGCCTGGAGGGCCACGTGGAGCTGCTGCTCTCCCTCGGCGCCGACGTGCTGGCCACCAACCTGGAGGGGGAGACGGCTCTGAACGCCGCCTGCGCCAAAGCCGACAAGCCGTCGGAGGTGGGCCGCTACCTGGCCGTGGTGCGCAGGTTGCTGGACGCGGGCGCCGACCCGCGCACGGCCGGTAAGAAGCGACACACGCCGCTGCACAACGCTTGCCACAATTGCAACCCGGCCATggtggagctgctgctgcggtCCGGAGCCAAGGCAGATGTCAGCAACAGCGCAGGCTACACGCCCTTGGAGTGTGCGCTGCAG GTGCTTGAGGACAACTTGGACCAACAACCTGAAGCAGTGGTACAGATGCTCCTGAATCATGGAGCCAAACCTGTCCCACCAAAG ACGTTGAAGCGGTGTGTCCTCTCTCCCGCAACCTTGGAGGTTATCCTGAACTCGTACCCGTACGTCCCGCGGTGCGACTGGATGGAAGACCACGGCCCTCTCGCGCGAGGACACGAGGGTTTCTTCGAACGAGTGCGTGAGCTGAGCGGTCAGCCTCGCTCACTGCAGCACCTCTGTCGCTGCGCTTTGCGTCGTTGCTTGGGGGCGCTTTGCCACTCGCAAGCGAGTCGACTGGACGTCCCCGGCTCGGTTCGGGATTACCTGCTGCTGCAGAACGACGGCACGCTGCACTAA